One part of the Ranitomeya imitator isolate aRanImi1 chromosome 10, aRanImi1.pri, whole genome shotgun sequence genome encodes these proteins:
- the LOC138651097 gene encoding nicotinamide N-methyltransferase-like translates to MVSSPTKFYLEDGFDSKQFLEQYFSDNPKTNLRADFLEFPMKNLTKTFSEGQIKGDILIDLSVGPMVHHLFSACDYFKHIIILKVRDRCIIELKRWADSQTGMFDWGHAEKLHADTEGKSENFQKKEEKVRSAAQHVMKFDLEKENIIEPMVLPKADAIISALLLDMISKEKEDYVKYLRRFSKLLKPGGHFILIGDLETTYYTVGKDKLHAMNYDEDFVRKGLDEAGFVIDRCEVKERAAVSDLTDYKHVMFIVAHKKM, encoded by the exons ATGGTTTCCAGTCCCACTAAGTTCTATCTTGAAGACGGCTTTGATTCCAAACAATTTCTGGAACAATATTTTTCAGATAATCCTAAGACGAACTTGAGGGCTGATTTCTTGGAATTTCCTATGAAAAATCTTACAAAAACTTTCAGTGAGG gtcaaATTAAAGGCGATATCTTGATTGACCTCAGTGTTGGTCCCATGGTTCATCATTTATTTTCAGCCTGTGATTATTTCAAACACATCATTATTCTGAAGGTCAGAGACAGGTGCATCATTGAGCTGAAAAGATGGGCAGACTCACAAACAGGAATGTTTGATTGGGGTCATGCTGAAAAACTTCATGCAGACACAGAAGGAAAAAG TGAAAATTTTCAGAAGAAAGAAGAAAAAGTGAGATCAGCAGCTCAACATGTTATGAAATTTGATCTTGAGAAAGAAAACATAATAGAACCGATGGTCCTGCCTAAAGCAGATGCTATCATCAGTGCTTTGCTCCTGGATATGATCAGCAAAGAAAAAGAAGATTACGTCAAATATCTCAGGAGGTTCTCAAAGTTGCTGAAACCTGGAGGACACTTTATATTAATTGGTGATTTAGAAACGACATATTACACAGTAGGGAAAGACAAACTCCATGCTATGAATTATGATGAGGATTTTGTAAGGAAAGGCCTAGATGAAGCAGGTTTTGTTATTGACCGTTGTGAAGTTAAGGAAAGAGCAGCTGTGAGTGACCTTACTGACTATAAGCACGTCATGTTCATCGTAGCTCACAAAAAAATGTAG